Proteins found in one Micromonospora sp. WMMD1082 genomic segment:
- a CDS encoding sugar ABC transporter permease — MSTTRAAPEPATRRPRPAPGRSLTWRDRLHRFDVRYMPYLLIAPFFLLFFVFGLFPMIFNGVVALRHWRLDDPELTGWAGAENFRRLFTDGDFGNALYNTFGIFLLSTVPQLLLALIIASMLNRRLRAQTWWRVSALLPYITPITASTLVFNVFFSRDFGMANWALGLIGIGTENPIDWRADKLHSWIAIATMVNWKWIGYNALLYLAAMQSIPRDVYEASALDGAGPWRQLWRITVPMIRPVVIFTVVLSTIGGLQLFTEPMLFDLNAQTARGGAGGEWQTVAQLIYKVGWKDLNLGYAAAMSWALFLIILVVAALNTLLTNRLSGGRK; from the coding sequence ATGTCCACCACGCGCGCGGCCCCCGAACCGGCCACCCGCCGCCCCCGGCCAGCTCCCGGCCGGTCGTTGACCTGGCGTGACCGCCTGCACCGCTTCGACGTGCGGTACATGCCGTACCTGTTGATCGCGCCCTTCTTCCTGCTTTTCTTCGTCTTCGGGCTCTTCCCGATGATCTTCAACGGGGTGGTGGCGCTGCGGCACTGGCGCCTCGACGACCCGGAGCTGACCGGCTGGGCCGGCGCCGAGAACTTCCGGCGGCTCTTCACCGACGGCGACTTCGGCAACGCGCTCTACAACACCTTCGGCATCTTCCTGCTCTCCACCGTCCCGCAGCTGCTGCTCGCGCTGATCATCGCGTCGATGCTCAACCGCCGGCTGCGGGCGCAGACCTGGTGGCGGGTCAGCGCCCTGCTGCCCTACATCACCCCGATCACCGCCTCCACGCTGGTCTTCAACGTCTTCTTCTCCCGCGACTTCGGGATGGCGAACTGGGCACTCGGCCTGATCGGCATCGGCACGGAGAACCCGATCGACTGGCGGGCCGACAAGCTGCACTCCTGGATCGCCATCGCCACCATGGTCAACTGGAAGTGGATCGGCTACAACGCGCTGCTCTACCTGGCCGCGATGCAGTCGATCCCGCGCGACGTCTACGAGGCGTCCGCGCTCGACGGGGCCGGCCCCTGGCGCCAGCTCTGGCGGATCACCGTGCCGATGATCCGGCCGGTGGTCATCTTCACGGTGGTGCTCTCCACCATCGGTGGGTTGCAGCTGTTCACCGAGCCGATGCTGTTCGACCTGAACGCACAGACGGCCCGGGGTGGTGCCGGCGGCGAGTGGCAGACCGTCGCGCAGCTGATCTACAAGGTGGGCTGGAAGGACCTCAACCTCGGGTACGCCGCCGCGATGTCCTGGGCGCTGTTCCTCATCATCCTCGTGGTCGCCGCCCTGAACACCCTGTTGACCAACCGCCTGTCGGGGGGACGCAAATGA
- a CDS encoding extracellular solute-binding protein yields the protein MRRSTPRWLRVAAVGLVVGSLVVACSGRSTTGGSGGDGAVTLTINFWGDFGLQDLKAKYEAENQNVKIALNSGEYNAQHEDLQKKLIAGSGAPDIAAIDEGFIVQFRSQADQFVNLLDKGAGKYESNYLPWKWKQSLSADGNTQIGLGTDVGGLAMCYRTDLFAAADLPTERDQVSALWPTWEQFLQVGQQYTAKTKKKFIDNATNLFNPILGQQPAGFYDENEQLQMEGGPKVAFDYAVQAADAGLSANLTSFQADWDKGFTSGAFAVLPCPAWMLGHIQNTAPGTKGKWDIAAVPGGGGNWGGSFLTVPKQGKNVDEAYRFLEWLIQPEQQIEVFKTVGNLPSQPGLYTDAAIADFKNEFFSDAPVGQIFPKMAEGLTPQYLGRKNGPTRVAVENVINRVQNGTLAPGAAWAEAIKEAEKASK from the coding sequence ATGAGACGGTCTACGCCTCGTTGGCTGCGGGTCGCAGCCGTGGGTCTGGTGGTCGGATCCCTGGTCGTCGCGTGCAGCGGGCGCAGCACCACAGGTGGCTCCGGTGGTGATGGCGCGGTAACGCTGACAATCAACTTCTGGGGCGACTTCGGCCTGCAGGATCTGAAGGCGAAGTACGAGGCGGAGAACCAGAACGTCAAGATCGCTCTCAACTCGGGCGAGTACAACGCCCAGCACGAGGACCTGCAGAAGAAGCTGATCGCCGGTTCGGGCGCGCCCGACATCGCGGCCATCGACGAGGGGTTCATCGTCCAGTTCCGCAGCCAGGCCGACCAGTTCGTCAACCTGCTCGACAAGGGCGCCGGCAAGTACGAGAGCAACTACCTGCCGTGGAAGTGGAAGCAGTCGCTCTCGGCCGACGGCAACACCCAGATCGGTCTCGGCACCGACGTCGGCGGGCTGGCCATGTGCTACCGCACCGACCTGTTCGCCGCCGCTGACCTGCCCACCGAGCGCGACCAGGTGTCCGCGCTCTGGCCCACCTGGGAGCAGTTCCTCCAGGTCGGCCAGCAGTACACCGCCAAGACGAAGAAGAAGTTCATCGACAACGCCACCAACCTGTTCAACCCGATCCTGGGTCAGCAGCCGGCCGGCTTCTACGACGAGAACGAACAGCTCCAGATGGAGGGTGGCCCCAAGGTCGCCTTCGACTACGCGGTGCAGGCGGCCGACGCCGGCCTCTCGGCGAACCTCACCAGCTTCCAGGCCGACTGGGACAAGGGCTTCACCAGCGGGGCCTTCGCGGTGCTGCCCTGCCCGGCGTGGATGCTCGGGCACATCCAGAACACCGCGCCCGGCACCAAGGGCAAGTGGGACATCGCCGCGGTGCCCGGCGGCGGCGGAAACTGGGGTGGCTCCTTCCTCACCGTCCCCAAGCAGGGCAAGAACGTCGACGAGGCGTACCGGTTCCTGGAGTGGCTGATCCAGCCGGAGCAGCAGATCGAGGTCTTCAAGACGGTCGGCAACCTGCCCTCGCAGCCGGGGCTCTACACCGACGCGGCGATCGCGGACTTCAAGAACGAGTTCTTCAGCGACGCGCCGGTCGGCCAGATCTTCCCGAAGATGGCGGAGGGCCTGACGCCGCAGTACCTGGGCCGGAAGAACGGCCCGACCCGGGTCGCGGTGGAGAACGTGATCAACCGGGTGCAGAACGGCACGCTCGCGCCGGGCGCGGCCTGGGCCGAGGCGATCAAGGAAGCCGAGAAGGCCAGCAAGTAG
- a CDS encoding LacI family DNA-binding transcriptional regulator — MKRPTIADVARRAGVSKGAVSYALNGQPGVSEATRQRILAIAAEIGFSPSSAARALSGATARAIGLILARPARTLGIEPFFMELISGVEAELSARSYALTLQVVADQSAEIAVYRRWWGERRVDGVLVCDLRTNDGRVPVLEELGLPAVVIGGPAGTGGLPSVWSNDAAALVETVEYLYALGHRRIARVGGLPELLHTAIRTDAFTEVCRRLGLAEAVTASSDYTGEEGARATRRLLSSRVRPTAVIYDNDVMAVAGLSVAQEMGLAVPADLSIVAWDDSPLCRLVHPPLTALGRDIPAYGAHAARQLLQMIEGAPTVGLEDETAHLTPRGSTGPAPR; from the coding sequence GTGAAGCGGCCCACCATCGCGGATGTCGCCCGGCGGGCGGGGGTTTCCAAGGGCGCGGTGTCGTACGCGCTGAACGGCCAGCCGGGCGTCTCCGAGGCGACCCGGCAGCGCATCCTCGCCATCGCCGCCGAGATCGGGTTCAGCCCGAGCAGCGCCGCCCGTGCCCTCTCCGGTGCGACCGCCCGGGCGATCGGGCTGATCCTCGCCCGGCCGGCGCGGACCCTCGGCATCGAGCCCTTCTTCATGGAGCTGATCAGCGGCGTGGAGGCGGAACTGTCCGCCCGGTCGTACGCGCTGACCCTTCAGGTGGTGGCCGACCAGAGCGCGGAGATCGCGGTCTACCGGCGCTGGTGGGGCGAGCGGCGGGTGGACGGCGTGCTGGTCTGCGACCTGCGTACCAACGACGGGCGGGTGCCGGTGCTGGAGGAGCTCGGCCTGCCGGCCGTGGTGATCGGCGGGCCGGCGGGCACCGGCGGGCTGCCCAGCGTCTGGTCGAACGACGCGGCGGCGCTGGTGGAGACCGTGGAATACCTCTACGCCCTGGGCCACCGGCGGATCGCCCGGGTCGGCGGCCTGCCCGAGCTGCTGCACACCGCGATCCGCACCGACGCCTTCACCGAGGTGTGCCGGCGCCTCGGCCTCGCCGAGGCGGTCACCGCCTCCTCCGACTACACCGGGGAGGAGGGCGCCCGGGCCACCCGGCGGCTGCTCAGCTCCCGCGTCCGCCCCACCGCGGTGATCTACGACAACGACGTCATGGCGGTCGCCGGGCTCTCGGTCGCCCAGGAGATGGGGCTCGCGGTCCCCGCCGACCTGTCCATCGTGGCCTGGGACGACTCGCCGCTGTGCCGGCTGGTGCACCCGCCGCTCACGGCGCTCGGCCGGGACATCCCGGCCTACGGCGCGCACGCCGCGCGTCAGTTGTTGCAGATGATCGAGGGAGCACCGACGGTCGGGCTGGAGGACGAGACGGCCCATCTGACCCCGCGCGGCAGCACCGGCCCGGCGCCCAGGTGA